Proteins co-encoded in one Actinopolymorpha sp. NPDC004070 genomic window:
- a CDS encoding dipeptide ABC transporter ATP-binding protein, producing MNDVLLEVSDLKKHFPIKQGFLRRTVGHVKAVDGVNLSVNRGETFSIVGESGCGKSTTGRTILRLEEPTDGSVVFDHSELGKVNIGDADHKTLKRIRPEMQIIFQDPFSSLDSRMTVGRIIAEPMIINNTLSGRALRDRIAELLTVVGLRPEHASRYPHAFSGGQRQRIGIARALALNPKLIICDEPVSALDVSVQAQVLNLLEDLQERFDLTYLFISHDLSVVEHISDRVAVMYVGKVVEVGTTDQLFYNPKMPYTEALLSSLPQPDPRKRTRPTLLTGDVPSPANPPSGCYFHTRCPYAQDICRTEEPPLRDTGDNHMAACHFSDTLELKGASRLAEVPVAPEVMTKVAEQQQAQRQQEATK from the coding sequence GTGAACGACGTTTTGCTCGAGGTCTCCGACCTCAAGAAGCACTTCCCCATCAAGCAGGGCTTCCTGAGGCGGACCGTCGGCCACGTGAAGGCTGTGGACGGGGTCAACCTCTCGGTCAACCGCGGCGAGACGTTCTCGATCGTCGGCGAGAGCGGGTGCGGCAAGAGCACCACCGGCCGGACCATCCTCCGGCTGGAGGAGCCCACCGACGGATCGGTGGTCTTCGACCACTCCGAGCTGGGCAAGGTCAACATCGGGGACGCCGACCACAAGACGCTGAAGCGGATCCGGCCGGAGATGCAGATCATCTTCCAGGACCCGTTCTCGTCGCTGGACTCGCGGATGACGGTCGGCCGGATCATCGCCGAGCCGATGATCATCAACAACACGCTGTCCGGGCGGGCGCTGCGGGACCGCATCGCCGAGCTGTTGACCGTGGTCGGGCTGCGGCCCGAGCACGCCAGCCGCTACCCGCACGCGTTCAGCGGTGGCCAGCGCCAGCGCATCGGGATCGCCCGGGCACTGGCGCTGAACCCCAAGCTGATCATCTGCGACGAGCCGGTGTCAGCGCTGGACGTGTCGGTGCAGGCCCAGGTGCTCAACCTGCTGGAGGACCTCCAGGAGCGCTTCGACCTGACGTACCTCTTCATCTCCCACGACCTCAGCGTGGTCGAGCACATCTCGGACCGGGTCGCGGTGATGTACGTCGGGAAGGTGGTCGAGGTCGGCACCACCGACCAGCTGTTCTACAACCCGAAGATGCCCTACACCGAGGCGCTGCTGTCGTCGCTGCCGCAGCCGGACCCCCGCAAGCGGACCCGGCCCACGCTGCTCACCGGCGACGTGCCCAGCCCGGCCAACCCCCCGTCCGGCTGCTACTTCCACACCCGGTGTCCGTACGCTCAGGACATCTGCCGGACCGAGGAGCCCCCGCTCCGCGATACCGGTGACAACCACATGGCAGCCTGTCACTTCTCCGACACGCTCGAGCTCAAGGGCGCGAGCCGTCTGGCCGAGGTTCCGGTGGCGCCGGAGGTCATGACCAAGGTGGCGGAGCAGCAGCAGGCGCAAAGGCAGCAGGAGGCAACGAAGTGA
- a CDS encoding ABC transporter ATP-binding protein has product MSEATISNPSTKMAADAVVSVRDLQVEFPTQIGVVRALNGVTFDVPRGRVLGIVGESGSGKSVTARAILRIIERPGRIVNGDILFRPGVERQGGGRATRRNRGRTGTGGPREAAAQAGPTEGTDTATQAPAENSQGVVDLTSLDPTGDRIRAIRGQEISMIFQEPMTSLNPVYTVGDQIAEAILLHQTPDRNEANRRAVEMLRRVGMPNPDRIAKSYPHQLSGGMRQRAMIAMALSCTPTLLIADEPTTALDVTTEAQILELMRELQDEYGMSIMFITHSMGVVAQLCDEVVVMYLGRVVERAPVDDIFHDPKHPYTVSLLRSIPRIGVNRGTPLEVIKGSVPDPYSTVPGCPFHPRCPSAMKGLCDTVLPVEAPVEGKADHNVRCHLYPGSTPAEAASASAAAGK; this is encoded by the coding sequence ATGAGTGAGGCAACCATCAGCAACCCCTCCACCAAGATGGCCGCCGACGCCGTCGTCAGCGTCCGCGACCTGCAGGTGGAGTTCCCGACCCAGATCGGCGTCGTCCGCGCGCTGAACGGCGTCACGTTCGACGTTCCCCGTGGCCGCGTGCTCGGGATCGTCGGCGAGAGCGGGTCGGGCAAGAGCGTCACCGCCCGCGCGATCCTGCGGATCATCGAGCGGCCGGGCCGGATCGTGAACGGCGACATCCTGTTCCGGCCGGGTGTGGAGCGGCAGGGCGGCGGCCGGGCCACCAGGCGGAACCGCGGCCGTACGGGTACGGGCGGGCCCAGGGAAGCCGCGGCCCAGGCCGGCCCGACGGAGGGCACCGACACCGCGACGCAGGCTCCCGCCGAGAACTCCCAGGGCGTGGTCGACCTGACCTCGCTGGACCCGACCGGCGACCGGATCCGGGCCATCCGCGGCCAGGAGATCTCGATGATCTTCCAGGAGCCGATGACCTCGCTGAACCCCGTCTACACCGTGGGCGACCAGATCGCCGAGGCGATCCTGCTCCACCAGACGCCGGACCGGAACGAGGCCAACAGGCGTGCCGTGGAGATGCTGCGCCGGGTGGGGATGCCCAACCCCGACCGCATCGCCAAGAGCTACCCCCACCAGCTCAGTGGTGGTATGCGCCAGCGCGCGATGATCGCGATGGCGCTGTCGTGCACGCCGACCCTGCTGATCGCCGACGAGCCGACCACGGCTCTCGACGTCACCACCGAGGCGCAGATCCTGGAGCTGATGCGCGAGCTGCAGGACGAGTACGGCATGTCGATCATGTTCATCACCCACAGCATGGGCGTCGTGGCCCAGCTGTGTGACGAGGTGGTCGTCATGTACCTCGGCCGGGTGGTCGAACGCGCGCCGGTCGACGACATCTTCCACGACCCCAAGCACCCCTACACCGTCTCGCTGCTGCGGTCGATCCCCCGGATCGGCGTCAACCGCGGGACACCGCTGGAGGTCATCAAGGGCTCGGTGCCCGACCCGTACTCCACCGTTCCGGGCTGCCCCTTCCACCCGCGCTGTCCAAGTGCGATGAAGGGGTTGTGCGACACGGTTCTGCCGGTGGAGGCTCCGGTGGAAGGAAAAGCCGACCACAACGTCCGGTGCCACCTCTACCCGGGCAGCACACCTGCCGAGGCCGCGTCCGCGTCCGCCGCCGCGGGCAAGTAG
- a CDS encoding ABC transporter permease encodes MAIIQEPISQEHQAPTEKGSDVGEIPQWRLMARRFKQSKLAVAGGIVLLVMYGIALFAPFLAPYDANAVNSDRANAAPAKLTWKGGPAVCGVAQTLNKDTFTWEYKTDCNKATPINFFVKGADYKVFGLIPTTTHLFGVDKPNTIYLWGADDQGRDIFSRTVIGSRVSLTIGLVGVGIGTILGAIIGTISGYFGGIVDNVLQRIIEIILSVPTLPLWAMMAAILPRDMTVTKRYLFITVILSLVGWAGLARQIRGKVMSYAGADYVAAARAAGSGHARVILSHMVPNSISHLVVVTMLAIPTTIIAETSLSFLGIGMLPPAVSWGVLLQDAQKVQAVQQYPWMLIPAVAVVIAVTCYQLLGDGVRDAVDPYG; translated from the coding sequence ATGGCGATCATCCAAGAACCAATCTCCCAAGAGCACCAGGCGCCCACCGAGAAGGGCTCCGACGTCGGCGAGATCCCCCAGTGGCGGTTGATGGCGCGGCGCTTCAAGCAGAGCAAGCTCGCGGTGGCCGGCGGGATCGTTCTGCTGGTGATGTACGGCATCGCGTTGTTCGCGCCGTTCCTTGCGCCGTACGACGCGAACGCCGTCAACTCCGACCGGGCCAACGCCGCGCCGGCCAAGCTCACCTGGAAGGGCGGCCCGGCGGTCTGCGGGGTGGCCCAGACGCTGAACAAGGACACCTTCACCTGGGAGTACAAGACCGACTGCAACAAGGCGACGCCGATCAACTTCTTCGTGAAGGGCGCCGACTACAAGGTCTTCGGCCTCATCCCGACCACCACGCACCTGTTCGGGGTGGACAAGCCGAACACCATCTACCTGTGGGGCGCCGACGACCAGGGCCGGGACATCTTCAGCCGGACCGTCATCGGATCCCGGGTCTCCTTGACCATCGGTCTGGTGGGTGTCGGGATCGGCACCATCCTGGGTGCCATCATCGGCACCATCTCCGGCTACTTCGGCGGCATCGTGGACAACGTGCTGCAGCGCATCATCGAGATCATCCTCTCGGTGCCGACGCTGCCGCTGTGGGCGATGATGGCGGCCATCCTTCCCCGCGACATGACGGTGACCAAGCGATATCTGTTCATCACCGTCATCTTGTCGCTGGTGGGCTGGGCAGGCCTCGCCCGGCAGATCCGCGGAAAGGTCATGTCCTACGCCGGCGCCGACTACGTGGCGGCGGCCCGGGCAGCGGGCAGCGGGCACGCCCGCGTCATCCTCAGCCACATGGTGCCGAACTCCATCAGCCACCTGGTGGTGGTGACCATGCTGGCGATCCCCACGACGATCATCGCCGAGACGTCGCTGTCGTTCCTCGGCATCGGGATGTTGCCGCCGGCGGTCAGCTGGGGTGTGCTCCTGCAGGACGCGCAGAAGGTGCAGGCGGTCCAGCAGTACCCCTGGATGCTCATCCCCGCCGTGGCGGTGGTGATCGCGGTGACGTGTTACCAGCTGCTCGGTGACGGCGTACGCGACGCGGTGGACCCCTATGGCTGA
- a CDS encoding ABC transporter permease, whose amino-acid sequence MVVFIVRRLLYMILTLFIISIVSFVMIQAPPGDALTAEIQRLRSIGNNVSQDQIDALKARYGLDDPVMVKYGKWIGGFVKGDFGQSFTYRQPVGDLIWGRLGLSVMLAGGALIIAWLIAIPIGVYSATHRYSLPDYLITLFQFIGVAVPEFLLALVVLVFAARFLGSDVGGLFSAQYQDAPWSGAKFVDFLKHVWIPLVVISASSTAWLTRVMRANLLDVLNQQYVQTARAKGVLERRVIWKHATRNAVHPLIMALGTTLPVLISGEAIVSIVLNLPTTGPLYLQALLNQDMYLAATLLMFLSMLLIVGNLLADIALAWVDPRARSAE is encoded by the coding sequence ATGGTCGTATTCATTGTTCGGCGTTTGCTCTACATGATCCTCACGCTCTTCATCATCTCGATCGTCAGCTTCGTGATGATCCAGGCGCCGCCCGGAGACGCACTGACGGCCGAGATCCAGCGGCTGCGCAGCATCGGCAACAACGTGTCGCAGGACCAGATCGACGCACTCAAGGCGCGCTACGGCCTGGACGACCCGGTGATGGTGAAGTACGGCAAGTGGATCGGCGGCTTCGTCAAGGGCGACTTCGGCCAGTCGTTCACGTACCGCCAGCCGGTCGGCGACCTCATCTGGGGCCGGCTCGGGCTCTCGGTCATGCTCGCGGGCGGGGCGCTCATCATCGCCTGGTTGATAGCGATACCCATCGGGGTCTATTCAGCGACCCATCGATATTCCTTACCCGACTACCTCATCACCCTGTTCCAGTTCATCGGCGTGGCCGTACCCGAGTTCCTGCTGGCACTGGTCGTCCTGGTGTTCGCGGCGAGATTCCTGGGCTCCGACGTCGGCGGACTGTTCTCCGCGCAGTACCAGGACGCCCCGTGGAGCGGCGCGAAGTTCGTCGACTTCCTCAAGCACGTGTGGATTCCACTGGTCGTCATCTCTGCGAGCAGCACCGCCTGGCTCACCCGCGTGATGCGGGCCAACCTGCTCGACGTCCTGAACCAGCAGTACGTCCAGACCGCCCGCGCGAAGGGCGTCCTCGAGCGCCGGGTCATCTGGAAGCACGCCACCCGCAACGCCGTACACCCGTTGATCATGGCGCTGGGTACGACGTTGCCGGTCCTCATCTCCGGTGAGGCGATCGTGAGCATCGTGCTCAACCTGCCCACGACCGGACCGCTGTACCTGCAGGCGCTGCTGAACCAGGACATGTACCTCGCGGCCACACTGCTGATGTTCTTGTCGATGCTGCTGATCGTCGGCAACCTGCTCGCCGACATCGCACTGGCCTGGGTCGACCCCCGGGCCCGGTCCGCCGAGTGA
- a CDS encoding ABC transporter substrate-binding protein, producing the protein MTGKAMLNRRTFLYGSAAAAGGVMLGACSSGGGSTSGGGPKKGSGDGGGGGGNTAAAKGSETKALPKPSKFQEAPMLAEQVKAGKLDALEKRLPENPFVIPHKWVKPGKYGGNLLMISPSATGGAIDASNKEYMYGHTLLRWLNDGLAITGGLVESWEHNADASEWTLHFRKGLRWSDGHPWSTEDIMFWWNDLVLNTDHSETPPDECKSGTGKVAQLSAPDETTLKMKFDAPAPLTADRLAMWVKGTNGNGPKWMVPAHFAKQYHPKYNKKVGKNWASAGGLFETKVDFSRNPDCPTMTGWKLKSLKEGRTIVWERNPYYHCVMPNGDQLPYVDTLNMSIVQDKQVGKLQMQQGKLDYVHGAFFGVDLPDISAMKQSANTSKLDVILWDGGSGTSSVFFFNYDHKDPKFRKLIREPKFRKALSMATNRADIQKAIYFNTGEKTTGTLSPKAKEYVAYDEGKQVYQQWRDSALKYDPEAAKKLLDELGVVDKDGDGFREFPDGSKLKISLDYPADTVDEHKKKNSYLERDWKAIGIKAQQNPVTPEGWGDLWNTGKLTSTTAWEVGDGPNHLVYPQWLVPIENSRYCPLEGQWYNVRGTPDEGKQLNVDPFKRTPPRMEPEKGGPIEQLWKIYDKTKVEPDEMKRTKMVWDMIKIHVEHGPFFQGSVANTPRVVLARQGLMNIPKKENLAQGGFANPWIHPTPAVYDPETFFWDNPDQHKV; encoded by the coding sequence ATGACCGGAAAGGCCATGCTCAACCGGCGGACGTTCCTTTACGGGTCCGCCGCCGCCGCGGGTGGCGTCATGCTCGGTGCGTGTTCGAGCGGCGGAGGCTCGACCTCCGGAGGCGGCCCCAAGAAGGGATCGGGCGACGGTGGCGGTGGCGGTGGCAACACTGCCGCCGCCAAGGGCTCGGAGACCAAGGCGCTCCCCAAGCCGTCGAAGTTCCAGGAAGCTCCGATGCTCGCCGAGCAGGTGAAGGCGGGCAAGCTGGACGCGCTGGAGAAGCGGCTGCCGGAGAACCCGTTCGTGATCCCCCACAAGTGGGTCAAGCCGGGCAAGTACGGCGGCAACCTGCTGATGATCAGCCCCTCCGCCACCGGTGGCGCGATCGACGCCTCCAACAAGGAGTACATGTACGGCCACACGCTGCTGCGTTGGCTGAACGACGGTCTGGCCATCACCGGTGGACTGGTCGAGTCCTGGGAGCACAACGCCGACGCCAGCGAGTGGACCCTGCACTTCCGCAAGGGCCTGCGCTGGTCGGACGGGCACCCCTGGTCCACCGAGGACATCATGTTCTGGTGGAACGACCTGGTGCTCAACACCGATCACAGTGAGACTCCGCCGGACGAGTGCAAATCGGGCACCGGCAAGGTCGCCCAGCTGAGCGCACCGGACGAGACCACCCTCAAGATGAAGTTCGACGCCCCCGCGCCGCTGACCGCCGACCGGCTGGCCATGTGGGTGAAGGGCACGAACGGCAACGGGCCCAAGTGGATGGTGCCGGCGCACTTCGCCAAGCAGTACCACCCGAAGTACAACAAGAAGGTCGGCAAGAACTGGGCATCGGCCGGCGGGCTCTTCGAGACCAAGGTCGACTTCTCGCGCAACCCCGACTGCCCGACCATGACCGGGTGGAAGCTGAAGTCCCTCAAGGAGGGGCGCACCATCGTCTGGGAGCGCAACCCCTACTACCACTGCGTCATGCCGAACGGCGACCAGCTCCCGTACGTCGACACCCTCAACATGTCGATCGTCCAGGACAAGCAGGTCGGCAAGCTGCAGATGCAGCAGGGCAAGCTCGACTACGTGCACGGCGCGTTCTTCGGTGTGGACCTGCCCGACATCTCCGCGATGAAGCAGTCGGCCAACACGTCCAAGCTGGACGTGATCTTGTGGGACGGCGGCTCGGGCACGAGCTCGGTCTTCTTCTTCAACTACGACCACAAGGACCCGAAGTTCCGCAAGCTCATCCGGGAGCCGAAGTTCCGCAAGGCGCTGTCGATGGCGACCAACCGGGCCGACATCCAGAAGGCGATCTACTTCAACACCGGCGAGAAGACCACCGGCACGCTGAGCCCGAAGGCCAAGGAGTACGTCGCCTACGACGAGGGCAAGCAGGTCTACCAGCAGTGGCGGGACTCCGCGCTGAAGTACGACCCGGAGGCGGCCAAGAAGCTGCTGGACGAGCTCGGCGTCGTCGACAAGGACGGCGACGGATTCCGCGAGTTCCCCGACGGCAGCAAGCTGAAGATCTCGCTGGACTACCCCGCCGACACGGTGGACGAGCACAAGAAGAAGAACTCCTACCTCGAGCGGGACTGGAAGGCCATCGGCATCAAGGCCCAGCAGAACCCCGTCACCCCGGAGGGCTGGGGCGACCTGTGGAACACCGGCAAGCTCACGTCCACCACGGCGTGGGAGGTCGGTGACGGCCCCAACCACCTCGTCTACCCGCAGTGGCTGGTGCCGATCGAGAACAGCCGGTACTGCCCGCTCGAAGGTCAGTGGTACAACGTCCGCGGCACGCCCGACGAGGGCAAGCAGTTGAACGTCGACCCGTTCAAGCGGACGCCGCCGCGGATGGAGCCCGAGAAGGGCGGTCCGATCGAGCAGCTGTGGAAGATCTACGACAAGACCAAGGTCGAGCCGGACGAGATGAAGCGGACCAAGATGGTGTGGGACATGATCAAGATTCATGTCGAGCACGGTCCGTTCTTCCAGGGCTCGGTCGCCAACACTCCTCGGGTCGTCCTCGCCCGCCAGGGCCTGATGAACATCCCGAAGAAGGAAAACCTCGCCCAGGGTGGCTTCGCCAACCCGTGGATCCACCCCACACCGGCGGTCTATGACCCCGAGACCTTCTTCTGGGACAACCCCGACCAGCACAAGGTCTAA
- a CDS encoding penicillin acylase family protein has protein sequence MQRRLVRLGVALVTLLALVLVAGTAAVIVAVRRSLPGYDGETRLPGLSAAVEVRRDARGVPQIYADTPEDLFRAQGYVQAQDRFYEMDFRRHLTAGRLAEWFGPRLVSTDRFVRTMGWRRVAAQEYPQLSAPVRGYLRAFTDGVNAYLDTHSGSRLSVEYTLGLLGPEQRPEPWSPVDSLAWLKAMAWDLRSNLDDEIARALDSTRIAADRVDQLYPAYPFDRHPPIVTQVPTSDSAEGGKPANPGGGSARVPGRSAAVLVAPTGSGTSGAGVPSDPPPRDLPAGTAQALRAAREFLAAAPSPLGPGGGASGGGATEGVGSNSWVVAGSHTTTGKPMLANDPHLAPQMPSLWYQIGLHCRVVGEDCPFDVAGFGFSGMPGVVIGHNNRIAWGLTNLGADVTDLYVERIDGDSYLYDGAREPLTSRRETIKVRGRHPVELVVRSTRHGPLLSDADSSVARSVGGSEVGRWSRAGGWQSGIALRWTALEPGKAAEALFGIDAARDWQSFRAAAAMFDSPAQNLVYADVDGHIGYQAPGRIPIRKGGDGRWPVPGWSSDYDWTGWVPFDRLPAEFDPPRGYIVTANQAVAPASYSVRLADHWSYGYRSDRIGDLITELIRRKGRLGVADMQAIQTDTRNEAAAMLVPYLLRVRVDDFTAQAQRLFRGWNYSQGVDSAPAAYFNAVWARLLGYTFHDELPRNAWPSGGDRWWEVVRGLLSRPNSPWWDDVRTKGVREDRDAILRRALEAARRDLTRRQAKDPAEWRWGRLHRLKLVDQSFGRSGVAPLERLFNRGPYDMPGGTDAVLATAWNAANGFDVRAVPSMRMVVDLADFDRSRWVNLTGSSGHPGSEHYNDQFHTWAAGGTFAWPYAKPAVEQAAEHMQALVP, from the coding sequence GTGCAACGACGACTGGTGCGCCTCGGGGTCGCCCTGGTGACCCTGCTCGCGCTCGTTCTGGTCGCGGGTACCGCGGCCGTGATCGTCGCCGTTCGACGCTCGCTTCCCGGGTACGACGGTGAGACGCGGCTGCCCGGGCTGTCCGCCGCCGTGGAGGTCCGGCGCGACGCGCGGGGCGTTCCGCAGATCTACGCCGACACCCCCGAGGACCTGTTCCGCGCCCAGGGCTACGTCCAGGCGCAGGACCGCTTCTACGAGATGGACTTCCGGCGGCACCTCACCGCCGGGCGGCTGGCGGAGTGGTTCGGCCCGCGGCTGGTGTCCACCGACAGGTTTGTACGCACCATGGGCTGGCGCCGGGTGGCGGCGCAGGAGTACCCCCAGCTGTCCGCGCCCGTACGCGGCTACCTGCGGGCGTTCACCGACGGCGTCAACGCCTACCTCGACACCCACAGCGGATCACGCCTGTCGGTGGAGTACACCCTCGGCCTGCTCGGACCCGAGCAGCGGCCCGAGCCCTGGTCGCCGGTCGACTCGCTGGCCTGGCTGAAGGCGATGGCGTGGGATCTGCGCAGCAACCTCGACGACGAGATCGCCCGGGCGCTGGACTCGACCAGGATCGCGGCGGACCGGGTGGACCAGCTCTACCCCGCGTACCCCTTCGACCGGCACCCGCCGATCGTCACCCAGGTGCCGACCTCGGACAGCGCGGAGGGCGGCAAACCCGCCAACCCCGGCGGTGGGTCCGCCCGGGTGCCCGGTCGCTCGGCCGCCGTGCTCGTCGCCCCTACCGGGTCCGGCACCTCGGGGGCCGGCGTGCCCTCCGACCCGCCGCCTCGCGACCTGCCGGCCGGCACCGCGCAGGCGCTGCGGGCGGCCCGGGAGTTCCTCGCCGCCGCGCCCTCCCCGCTGGGCCCCGGTGGCGGAGCGAGCGGCGGCGGTGCGACCGAAGGCGTCGGCTCCAACTCCTGGGTGGTGGCGGGCTCCCACACCACCACTGGCAAGCCGATGCTCGCCAACGACCCGCACCTGGCGCCCCAGATGCCCTCGCTGTGGTACCAGATCGGCCTGCACTGCCGGGTGGTCGGCGAGGACTGCCCGTTCGACGTCGCGGGCTTCGGCTTCTCCGGGATGCCGGGCGTGGTGATCGGGCACAACAACCGGATCGCGTGGGGGCTCACCAACCTGGGTGCGGACGTCACCGACCTCTACGTCGAGCGGATCGACGGCGACAGTTATCTGTACGACGGAGCCCGGGAGCCGCTGACCAGCCGCCGGGAGACGATCAAGGTCAGGGGCCGGCACCCGGTGGAGCTCGTCGTCCGATCCACCCGGCACGGCCCACTGCTGTCCGACGCGGACTCCTCGGTCGCCCGCTCCGTCGGCGGGTCGGAGGTCGGCCGCTGGTCGCGTGCCGGCGGCTGGCAGAGCGGGATCGCGCTGCGGTGGACCGCGCTGGAGCCGGGCAAGGCGGCGGAGGCGCTGTTCGGGATCGACGCGGCCCGCGACTGGCAGTCGTTCCGCGCGGCGGCGGCGATGTTCGACTCGCCCGCGCAGAACCTCGTCTACGCCGACGTCGACGGGCACATCGGCTACCAGGCGCCGGGCCGGATCCCGATCCGCAAGGGCGGCGACGGCCGCTGGCCGGTGCCGGGGTGGAGCAGCGACTACGACTGGACCGGCTGGGTGCCCTTCGACCGGCTGCCGGCGGAGTTCGACCCGCCGCGCGGATACATCGTCACCGCCAACCAGGCGGTGGCGCCGGCGTCGTACTCCGTCCGGCTCGCCGACCACTGGTCCTACGGCTACCGCAGCGACCGGATCGGCGACCTGATCACCGAGCTGATCCGCCGCAAGGGCCGGCTCGGCGTGGCCGACATGCAGGCCATCCAGACCGACACCCGCAACGAGGCCGCCGCCATGCTGGTGCCGTACCTCCTGCGGGTCCGGGTGGACGACTTCACCGCGCAGGCGCAGCGGCTGTTCCGCGGCTGGAACTACAGCCAGGGCGTCGACTCCGCGCCCGCGGCGTACTTCAACGCGGTCTGGGCGAGGTTGCTCGGCTACACCTTCCACGACGAGCTGCCGAGGAACGCCTGGCCGTCCGGCGGCGACCGGTGGTGGGAGGTCGTGCGCGGCCTGCTGAGCCGGCCGAACAGTCCGTGGTGGGACGACGTACGCACCAAGGGGGTGCGCGAGGACCGCGACGCCATCCTGCGCCGGGCGCTGGAGGCCGCGCGCCGGGACCTCACCCGACGCCAGGCAAAGGACCCGGCCGAGTGGCGGTGGGGGCGGCTGCACCGGCTGAAGCTCGTCGACCAGTCGTTCGGGCGGAGCGGGGTGGCGCCGCTGGAGCGGCTGTTCAACCGCGGCCCGTACGACATGCCCGGCGGGACCGACGCCGTGCTGGCGACGGCGTGGAACGCCGCGAACGGCTTCGACGTGCGGGCCGTCCCGTCGATGCGGATGGTCGTCGACCTCGCCGACTTCGATCGTTCGCGGTGGGTCAACCTCACCGGCAGCTCCGGGCATCCTGGCTCGGAGCACTACAACGACCAGTTCCACACCTGGGCGGCCGGCGGCACGTTCGCCTGGCCGTACGCCAAACCCGCGGTGGAGCAGGCCGCGGAGCACATGCAGGCGCTGGTGCCCTAG
- a CDS encoding 5-formyltetrahydrofolate cyclo-ligase: MQAESFPPPDRQLAKEKMRRRVLARRARLRPPDLQAAAVALRDVLLSVSEVSRAAVVAAYVGVGTEPGTGPLLDALRQRGIRVLLPVLEPDLDLDWAVYTGPEGLVRAPRGLLEPAGPRLGPSAVGTADAVLVPGLAVDRSGMRLGRGGGSYDRVLVRAAREAFRCAVLHEGELVDDNLPAQRHDQRVQAVALPSGLVRFPSVRTENTLRA; this comes from the coding sequence ATGCAGGCCGAGAGCTTCCCGCCGCCTGACAGGCAGCTTGCCAAGGAGAAGATGCGCCGCCGCGTGCTCGCCCGGCGCGCTCGGCTGCGTCCACCCGACCTGCAGGCAGCGGCCGTTGCGCTTCGTGACGTGCTGCTCAGCGTGTCCGAGGTGAGCCGGGCCGCGGTGGTCGCGGCGTACGTCGGAGTGGGCACCGAACCCGGCACGGGTCCGTTGTTGGACGCACTCCGCCAACGAGGCATCCGGGTTCTGCTGCCGGTCCTCGAGCCCGACCTCGACCTCGACTGGGCGGTCTACACCGGTCCCGAGGGGCTGGTCCGGGCGCCCCGCGGCCTGCTCGAACCGGCCGGTCCGCGGCTCGGCCCCAGCGCGGTGGGCACCGCCGACGCGGTTCTCGTGCCCGGGCTCGCCGTCGACCGATCCGGCATGCGACTCGGCCGCGGCGGCGGCAGCTACGACCGGGTGCTCGTTCGGGCTGCCCGCGAGGCGTTCCGCTGCGCGGTCCTGCACGAGGGGGAGCTCGTCGACGACAACCTGCCGGCCCAGCGGCACGACCAGCGGGTGCAGGCGGTCGCCCTGCCGTCCGGGCTGGTGCGCTTCCCGTCCGTCAGGACCGAGAACACGCTCAGGGCCTAG
- the galU gene encoding UTP--glucose-1-phosphate uridylyltransferase GalU, translated as MGHSASSSTVRKAVIPAAGLGTRFLPATKATPKEMLPVVDKPAIQYVVEEAVAAGLEDVLMITGRGKRALEDHFDRAWELEETLREKGDDDRLAEVQLSSQLADVHYVRQGAPKGLGHAVLCAAPHVGHSPFAVLLGDDLIDERDPLLPTMIDVQREKGGSVVALIEVEPSQAHLYGCAAVEATDREDVVRITDLVEKPDPSEAPSNLAIIGRYVLAPEVFDVLRETKPGRGGEIQLTDALRTLAGRKVEEGGPVHGVLFRGRRYDTGDRADYLRATVRLAAERDDLGPEFLSWLREFVAEKDGQDGRSGSR; from the coding sequence ATGGGTCACTCCGCTTCCTCCTCCACGGTCCGTAAGGCCGTCATCCCCGCCGCCGGGCTGGGCACCCGCTTCCTGCCGGCGACGAAGGCGACGCCGAAGGAGATGCTCCCGGTGGTCGACAAGCCCGCGATCCAGTACGTCGTGGAGGAGGCGGTCGCCGCCGGACTCGAGGACGTCCTGATGATCACCGGGCGCGGCAAGCGTGCCCTGGAGGACCACTTCGACCGGGCGTGGGAGCTGGAGGAGACGCTGCGGGAGAAGGGTGACGACGACCGCCTGGCCGAGGTGCAGCTGTCCAGTCAACTGGCCGACGTGCACTACGTCCGCCAGGGCGCGCCGAAGGGGCTGGGGCACGCCGTCCTGTGCGCTGCGCCGCACGTGGGCCACTCGCCGTTCGCCGTCCTGCTGGGTGACGACCTGATCGACGAGCGCGACCCACTGCTGCCCACGATGATCGACGTCCAGCGCGAGAAGGGCGGCAGCGTCGTGGCGCTGATCGAGGTCGAGCCCTCCCAGGCCCACCTCTACGGCTGCGCCGCCGTCGAGGCGACCGACCGTGAGGACGTCGTACGCATCACCGACCTGGTGGAGAAGCCGGACCCGTCGGAGGCGCCGAGCAACCTCGCGATCATCGGCCGCTACGTGCTGGCGCCGGAGGTGTTCGACGTACTCCGCGAGACCAAGCCCGGGCGCGGCGGGGAGATCCAGCTCACCGACGCCCTTCGCACTCTCGCCGGGCGCAAGGTCGAGGAGGGTGGCCCGGTGCACGGTGTCCTCTTCCGCGGCCGCCGCTACGACACCGGTGACCGCGCCGACTATCTCCGCGCGACGGTGCGGCTGGCGGCCGAGCGGGACGACCTCGGGCCGGAGTTCCTGTCCTGGCTGCGGGAGTTCGTGGCGGAGAAGGACGGGCAGGACGGCCGGAGCGGGAGCAGGTAG